The Clostridiales bacterium FE2011 sequence AAAGGAAGACCTGCATTCCATGGTGGATGAGTCTTTCCATAAGACGTTGCTGTCGCTGCCCCTGACCGGCATCATCATCTTTACTGTTCTGCCGCTCATCTTCATGATCCTGGTTGCCTTCACCAACTATGACGGCGCTCATGACGGATACATCAGCAACCTGTTCCACTGGGTGGGGTTGGATAACTTCAACACCCTGTTCTCCTGGAAGAGTGCCAGCGGAACCCAGAGCTATGCGGCCACATTCGGTGAAATCCTGTCCTGGACGCTGATGTGGGCTTTCTTCGCCACATTCACCAACTACTTCCTGGGCATGTTCGTGGCTATGGCCATCAACAAGAAGGGCATCAAGGGCAAAAAGCTCTGGCGGACGATCCTGGTCATGACCATCGCCATTCCGCAGTTCATCTCCCTGCTGTATGTGTCCAAGATGTTCGCCAAGGACGGTATCGTGAACGGTGCCCTGATGAGCCTGGGCTGGATTGATAAAGCCCTTCCCTTCTGGGAAGACGCCACCTGGGCCCGGGTCAGCGTCATTCTCATCAACATCTGGATCGGTATTCCGTACCTGATGCTGATGGCCACCGGTATCCTGATGAACATTCCGGCGGACCTGTATGAATCCGCCCGTATTGACGGTGCCAATCCCTGGCAGCAGTATACGAAAATCACACTTCCATATATGCTGTTCATCACAGGACCGTACCTGCTGACCAGTTTTATAGGCAACATCAACAACTTCAACGTGATCTTCCTGCTCACGGGAGGCGCGCCGACGAACCCGGCAGCATCGTCGGCTTCAGGCTCCGTGGGTTATACGGATCTGCTGATCACCTGGCTGTTCAAGATCAGTACCGGTGCGGAGTCCAAATATTACCTGGCTTCTGTAATCGGTATCATGGTCTTCGTTGTGGTATCGATCATTGCACTGATCGTCTACAACCTGCTGCCGAGTATTAAGAATGAGGAGGACTTCCAGTGATGAGTGAATCAAGTATGAAGCGTCACATGGGACTGCGGGCCTCCAGAACGCTGGGCAACACGCTGATCTATATTCTTCTGATCACCATCAGCGCCATCTGGCTGATCCCCTTCTTCTGCATTGTGCTGCAGTCCTTCCGGGTGGAAAGCACCTGGCAGGTGGGCTACGTGATGCCCAAAGTCTGGGGCCTGGACAACTACCGGAAGCTGTTCTCCTCAGACTTTACCCGCTGGTATACAAACACCTTCATTATTTCCGTCTTTACCGCACTCTTCCAGACGGTCATCGTGCTGTGCATGAGCTACACGCTCAGCCGTTTCCGTTTCAAGATGCGTAAACCCCTGATGAGGTTCATGCTTATCCTGGGCTTCTTCCCCGGCATGCTGACCATGATTATCCTGTACCGCGTGCTGAAGGACCTGGGCCTTACCCAGGCCAACGCAGTTCCCGGTCTGATCCTGGTCTACATCGCCTCCTCCGGTATGGGCTACTATGTGTCCAAAGGTTTCTTTGACACCATCCCCAAATCGCTGGATGAAGCCGCCCGTGTCGACGGGGCGACCCGTTTCCAGGTGCTGAAAAAGATCATCCTGCCGCTCTCCAAGCCCATCGTCATCTACACAGTCCTGACGGCATTCATGGGCCCCTGGGGCGACTACGTCTTTGCCCGCTACATTTCCTTCGGCGCATCCGCCGGTATGAACGTGGCGGTCGGTCTGTACAACTGGCTGACGCCAGACCAGATCAACAACAACTACACCATGTTCTGCGCGGGCGGCGTACTGGTGGCAATCCCTGTTACGCTTCTGTTCCTGTTCTTACAGAAGTACTATGTGGAAGGCGTAACAGGAGGCGCAGTCAAAGGCTAAAGCCTTTGACAGTGACTCCGAGGTGGGGAGCGAGGGACGCGGTGCCCCAGTGGGGCATTTGCCATAGGCAAAAGCGACCCGGAGTCCTGTCGTGCGCGGTGCGCGGGGTTCGGAACGCCCGGAAAACTGTCCAGTGGACAGTTTTCAGTGGAGAACGGGCGGCAGCCCCGGGCACGAGGAATGCCGCCCGCGGTGCGCGCGCGAATCCTTGCCGAAACGAGCGGTGAGCGCGCTCCAGGGCGAACCTCTGAGGGCAGCCAGTGGCTGAAATTCCTAAGAGGGTTTGGAGCGCCCGGATAAAGAGCCAGTGGCTCTTTATCAGCGTAAAACGGGCGGCAGCCCCGAGAGGTCAATCGAAAGGGAGCAAGCTCCACAGTGTGGAGTTGCGACCATTGAGATTGCGGAAAAGCAGCGACGATTGAGGTTGCGGATGCGGTAAAGGGTAAAATCTTTACCCGCAGCACCCAGAAACGGGGTTATGAAAAGCAGTCAACTATTAATTCTGAATTCTTAATTCTGAATTCTGAATTGAAATACCGGCGAATGGAAGGAGCAAATATAGTATGGCAAGCGTAAAATTGACTGACGTCAAAAAGATTTACGATAACAAAGTCACGGCAGTTCATGACTTTAACCTGGAAATCGCGGACAAGGAGTTTGTGGTCTTCGTCGGACCTTCCGGCTGCGGCAAGTCCACCACCCTGCGGATGATCGCCGGCCTGGAGGACATCTCCGAAGGCACCCTGGAAATCGACGGCGAGGTCGTCAATGACCTGCAGCCCAAGGACAGGAATATCGCCATGGTTTTCCAGAACTACGCCCTGTATCCGCATATGACGGTATACGACAACATCGCTTTCAGCCTGCGGCTGAAGAAGATGCCCGAGGATGAGATCTACGAACGCGTCACCAACGCGGCGCAGATTCTGGGCATCACCGAATACCTGACCCGGAAGCCCCGCGCCCTGTCCGGCGGCCAGCGCCAGCGCGTGGCTATCGGCCGCGCCATGGTCCGGAACGCCAAGGTCTTCCTGATGGACGAACCGCTGTCCAACCTGGACGCTAAGCTGCGCAACCAGATGCGCGCGGAAATCATCCTCCTCCGTCAGAAGCTGGATACCACCTTCATCTACGTTACCCATGACCAGACGGAAGCCATGACCCTGGGCGACCGGATCGTCATCATGAAGGATGGCTTCATTGAGCAGGTCGGTACTCCCCAGGAAGTGTTCGATACTCCCGTGAACCTCTTCGTGGCCGGCTTCATCGGCAGCCCCCAGATGAACTTCCTGAAGGCAAACCTGGAAAAGGCAGCCGGCGGATACGTTGTGGATATTCTCGGTGTCAAACTGCCCCTGAATGAAGAACAGAATGCAGTTCTGGAGCAGAAGGGCGTCGGTTCCCAGGAAATCATCCTGGGCGTCCGTCCGGAGCATACCAGCGTGTTGTTTGACAACCAGGAAGGCGCTATCGAATGCAAAATCGACGTCAACGAAATGATGGGCAGCGAGCTGCATCTGCACCTGTCCAGCCAGAACAATGACAAGATCATTGTCCGTCTCCCCACTGTGGACCTGACGAAGGAACAGCGTGAAAGCCTGACCTTTGGCAACAAGCTGTACATCACCTTCCCCGCGAAGGTCATGCACCTCTTCGATCCCGCCACAGAAAAGAGTCTCATTGACGGCTAATCTTTCCAAAATCAAAACCCAGCGGCCTGCTTACAGGCCGCTGGGTTTTTTAGTATCTGTCACATGCGCCATAGGCGCATATTTCATATCGCGCAAGCGATATTTCACATCCTGCGAAGCAGGATATTTCACATTGGCCAAAGGCCAATATTTCATTGTTCTGATTTCCTTTGCCTTGCAAAGAAAATCAGAACAGCTTCCCATTCATAATCGCCAGTATCAGGTTCCCGCTGTTAAACAACGGTGCCAGGGCACTGGCTTCCACCAGCTGGTTCAGGTTATTAACCGGCAGCAGGGTCTGGACCAGGGGCAGCAGGGCAAAAGCCACAAAGCACAGCAGTGCGCCGCGGATCAACCCGAAGGCACCGCCGGCCA is a genomic window containing:
- the ugpC gene encoding sn-glycerol-3-phosphate ABC transporter ATP-binding protein UgpC, which codes for MASVKLTDVKKIYDNKVTAVHDFNLEIADKEFVVFVGPSGCGKSTTLRMIAGLEDISEGTLEIDGEVVNDLQPKDRNIAMVFQNYALYPHMTVYDNIAFSLRLKKMPEDEIYERVTNAAQILGITEYLTRKPRALSGGQRQRVAIGRAMVRNAKVFLMDEPLSNLDAKLRNQMRAEIILLRQKLDTTFIYVTHDQTEAMTLGDRIVIMKDGFIEQVGTPQEVFDTPVNLFVAGFIGSPQMNFLKANLEKAAGGYVVDILGVKLPLNEEQNAVLEQKGVGSQEIILGVRPEHTSVLFDNQEGAIECKIDVNEMMGSELHLHLSSQNNDKIIVRLPTVDLTKEQRESLTFGNKLYITFPAKVMHLFDPATEKSLIDG
- a CDS encoding sugar ABC transporter permease translates to MAQLSDLEYLKLSKGRRLGYKVGRFFAKIPQATLNAFQRIGGALKSGVAAIGREAKDIVTTFVNGDWKTKLSYLVMGFGCLARGQILRGLLFLLFEIVFIGYMILSGAYWLSMMPSLGKVGPTETYDEIYDAYVHTYNDNSFQILLYSVLTIFFIIAFIYTWRVNIRQNKEAERILAAGKRLKSSKEDLHSMVDESFHKTLLSLPLTGIIIFTVLPLIFMILVAFTNYDGAHDGYISNLFHWVGLDNFNTLFSWKSASGTQSYAATFGEILSWTLMWAFFATFTNYFLGMFVAMAINKKGIKGKKLWRTILVMTIAIPQFISLLYVSKMFAKDGIVNGALMSLGWIDKALPFWEDATWARVSVILINIWIGIPYLMLMATGILMNIPADLYESARIDGANPWQQYTKITLPYMLFITGPYLLTSFIGNINNFNVIFLLTGGAPTNPAASSASGSVGYTDLLITWLFKISTGAESKYYLASVIGIMVFVVVSIIALIVYNLLPSIKNEEDFQ
- a CDS encoding sugar ABC transporter permease — protein: MGLRASRTLGNTLIYILLITISAIWLIPFFCIVLQSFRVESTWQVGYVMPKVWGLDNYRKLFSSDFTRWYTNTFIISVFTALFQTVIVLCMSYTLSRFRFKMRKPLMRFMLILGFFPGMLTMIILYRVLKDLGLTQANAVPGLILVYIASSGMGYYVSKGFFDTIPKSLDEAARVDGATRFQVLKKIILPLSKPIVIYTVLTAFMGPWGDYVFARYISFGASAGMNVAVGLYNWLTPDQINNNYTMFCAGGVLVAIPVTLLFLFLQKYYVEGVTGGAVKG